The Tigriopus californicus strain San Diego chromosome 5, Tcal_SD_v2.1, whole genome shotgun sequence genome includes a region encoding these proteins:
- the LOC131880037 gene encoding short transient receptor potential channel 5-like isoform X4, producing MSRMRRGHRLHSISGFDDIDTFRFYRDDSVLGSYNESKVESEFLDFIRNDDPESILKVIDDPGKTVTLSQNWNFIKRCTKEVVGTGNKELIRAVLEVLTDTNPKSFDVGELFIMETLEAGESDLVICVLEYWMNHDLISSEALQGVSNALDVIHNSVYFAANRRLKDTTTLILAQTAVYCATVDQATQILQDVLQWHEEHSDVVGQSTKLNADAMIHAALEDDRERLAILYSYGYRLGTDTDRRINKDYLKRIKLFKARASPVYKSVVFENSKDIYKDDPLKKCFEYARQARINADKIQDFTKEYTDIAKKCEEFAKGLLDRCTTKHEVQTLLQTRSYRGHTDANFNIAILDGHKEFVAHEKFQQLLHKKWGQRDRLQSSNVPSYNIFWSEKSSLSKAIHILLQVVVFIFLPIVYCIPMFGQCGRRVKILNWFLQQGQIPVNRFIYGEISKGLFFLIVLLTLISEDDVEWYDLLAVCWILSYLLENFRTIHRLYRFGGSSDSKRIFKRWCTFRNLYILATDIVFLVSLILRSVAHFSDQCRAGCPYKGNEIAFVAASIWSFAAVLCFLRSIQGGLMWRQTGPVIISISYMILDVLVFLFVFVIVYIAFTLAMVYVYHVYSDDRTKYFNSYKMAFKLFFWAMIRTGNPQYADILVYNSTKTFNTTCLQSLVSGVMSLSENLSPSEVEACSTGFAKGEIEEGIPYIAGNTLWAFYQFTVVIVLLSILRARMVNTYHRVFKEADVQWKFFRASIWWKYLDEDSILPPPYTILYFLHRLAKFLNPGFKECQKNHTEDTPQGRRNKHDLEELIELDKREFEKRYKTLMLMLISPQHTNKVS from the exons ATGTCTCGTATGCGGAGAGGACATCGTCTTCATTCCATTTCCGGATTTGATGACATCGATACTTTCAG GTTCTACCGAGATGATTCCGTCCTTGGGTCTTATAACGAGTCCAAAGTGGAATCGGAGTTCTTGGACTTCATTCGAAATGACGATCCAGAATCCATTTTGAAAGTCATCGATGATCCGGGAAAGACGGTGACCCTCTCACAAAACTGGAACTTCATCAAGCGATGCACCAAAGAGGTGGTTGGAACCGGGAACAAGGAACTTATTAG AGCTGTGCTCGAGGTCTTGACGGACACCAACCCAAAGTCTTTTGATGTTGGGGAGCTTTTCATAATGGAGACACTGGAAGCCGGCGAAAGTGACTTGGTCATTTGTGTCCTGGAATATTGGATGAACCATGACTTG ATCTCGTCAGAGGCTTTGCAG GGCGTTTCTAATGCGCTAGACGTGATCCATAATAGTGTTTACTTTGCTGCCAACCGAAGACTTAAGGACACAACTACGTTAATATTAGCTCAAACGGCTGTCTACTGCGCCACTGTGGATCAAGCAACTCAAATACTCCAG GATGTCCTTCAATGGCATGAAGAGCACTCCGACGTGGTGGGACAGAGCACCAAATTGAATGCTGACGCCATGATCCATGCGGCCTTGGAAGACGACCGAGAGCGCCTGGCCATTTTATACTCGTATGGTTATCGTCTTGGGACAGACACAGATCGGAGGATAAACAAGGACTATTTAAAGCGGATCAAGTTGTTCAAAGCCCGGGCTAGTCCTGTGTACAAGAGTGTGGTCTTTGAGAACTCTAAGGACATCTACAAGGACGACCCACTGAAGAAGTGCTTTGAGTATGCACGTCAGGCGAGGATCAACGCGGATAAAATACAGGATTTCACTAAGGAGTACACGGACATTGCCAAGAAATGTGAGGAATTCGCCAAGGGCCTATTGGATCGGTGTACCACCAAACACGAGGTGCAGACCCTTCTGCAAACGCGTTCCTATCGCGGTCACACGGACGCCAATTTTAACATTGCCATTTTGGACGGGCACAAAGAATTCGTGGCTCATGAGAAGTTCCAACAACTCCTGCATAAGAAATGGGGCCAACGAGACCGACTCCAATCCAGTAATGTGCCCAGTTACAATATATTTTGGTCCGAGAAGAGCAGCCTTTCGAAGGCCATCCATATTCTGCTTCAAGTGGTGGTGTTTATCTTCCTTCCGATTGTTTACTGTATACCAATGTTTGGCCAATGTGGACGAAGGGTCAAGATCTTGAACTGGTTTCTCCAGCAAGGCCAGATCCCCGTGAATCGATTCATTTACGGCGAGATCTCCAAAGGTTTGTTCTTTCTGATCGTGTTGTTGACCTTGATCTCCGAAGACGACGTCGAGTGGTATGATCTATTGGCCGTATGTTGGatcctttcgtaccttctggAAAATTTTCGAACCATCCATCGCCTATACCGGTTCGGGGGATCCAGTGATAGTAAGCGGATCTTCAAACGATGGTGCACCTTCAGGAACCTGTACATCCTGGCCACGGACATCGTGTTCCTTGTGTCGCTCATCCTGAGATCGGTGGCTCATTTCAGCGACCAATGCCGAGCGGGTTGTCCGTACAAGGGCAACGAGATCGCCTTTGTGGCAGCCTCCATTTGGAGCTTCGCTGCGGTTCTGTGCTTCTTGCGGTCCATCCAAGGTGGTCTCATGTGGCGACAAACGGGTCCGGTCATCATCAGCATCTCCTACATGATCTTGGATGTGTTGGTGTTCCTCTTTGTGTTTGTGATTGTATACATTGCGTTCACGCTCGCGATGGTCTATGTTTATCATGTGTACTCGGATGATCGAACCAAGTACTTCAATTCCTACAAAATGGCCTTCAAGCTCTTCTTCTGGGCAATGATCCGCACGGGAAACCCTCAATACGCAG ATATTCTGGTGTACAACTCAACCAAGACCTTCAACACGACTTGCCTTCAGTCTCTGGTGAGTGGGGTGATGTCCTTGTCCGAAAATCTGAGTCCTTCAGAGGTGGAGGCGTGTTCCACCGGCTTTGCCAAAGGGGAAATTGAGGAAGGGATTCCTTACATTGCGGGCAACACCTTGTGGGCTTTTTACCAATTCACGGTGGTAATTGTGCTCTTAAGCATTCTCAGAGCCCGAATGGTGAACACCTATCATCGAGTCTTCAAGGAAGCTGATGTCCAATGGAAATTCTTCAG GGCCAGTATTTGGTGGAAGTATCTGGATGAGGACAGCATCTTGCCCCCTCCATACACGATTCTGTACTTCCTACACCGTCTCGCCAAGTTCCTGAACCCGGGGTTCAAGGAATGTCAGAAGAACCACACCGAGGACACGCCCCAGGGCCGCCGGAACAAGCACGATCTGGAGGAGCTCATCGAGTTGGACAAACGCGAGTTCGAAAAACGCTACAAGACCTTGATGCTCATGCTCATTTCCCCACAGCATACCAATAAGGTTAGCTGA